GCATCAGCTTACGATTGGCGATGCGATCACGACTCGTCATGGCGCCAATCACCACATCTTGATGAAGCTCGCGAATTTCACGAGTCCTCATTCCAGGTCGTTGGTCCTGCAGACCACGCAGAATGCGTCCAACGCATCACCACGTCCTGTCAGCGCCAGAAGTACCAGACAGCCCCTGCCACCAACGCCCCCAGCAACACCACCTGCACCACCACATAGCCCACGCCACTGTCGCGCGACTCAGCGGCAATGCGCTTATTCAGCGCCTCGCTTACATCCGGCGTTTCCTCCTGCCGCGCCTGCTCTCGCAACGCCTGTGCCAGCGCGCGCGCTTCCGCATCGCGGGGATCGGTCGGTGGGTTCACAGCAGTTCTCCGGCGGTGGCGTGCCGCGTCAGTTCCTGTTTCAGGACCTGACGTGCGCGGAACAGGTGGCTCTTGATGGTACCGCGTGCCAGCCCGGTCACCTGTTCGATCTCGGCCAGATCGAAATCTTCCAGATAGTGCAGACCGACGATCAGCCGCTGTGGCGCGCTCAGCCGCTCCAGTGCCGCGCCCAGCTGGCGCCCGGTCTGCAATGCCTCGCTCAGCTCCGCCGGGCCTGGGCCTTCATCGCCGATGCCCAGTTCTTCCGGCACCTCCACCGCCACCATCCACTGCGCTTCCAGGCGTCGCCGGCGCAGGTGCTGCAGCGCGGTCGTATAGGCCACCCGTGAGACCCAGGTGCGCAGCGAGGATTCAAAACGGAACCGGTGCAGCTGGCGGTACACCGCCAGGAAGGTTTCCTGCAGCAGGTCGGCGACCTGGTCGCGGTCGCCGACCATCCGCCCGATCACATGCGCGCAGGTACGTTGATGGGCCTGCACCAGCTGCGCGAACGCCGGTTGCGAGCCATCGATGATGGCGATGACCAGGGCGCGGTCGTCGTCCGCGTCCGGCGTGGGCTCGACGGGGACGTCGCGGCGTCGTCCCCGCAATGCAGCCAGTGCTCCGCCCAGCAGGCTCATGCGCGGGGCGCCCCCTGTGCCCGTGGCATGCCTGCCTCAGCCCTTGCGCGCGGCAGGACGGGTGAAGTGCCAGGCCAGCAGCTGGCCAAGGCCGGCGCTGCCGACCATCGCGGCGGCGGCGCCAAAGGTCAGCTCGCGTGCGCCGATCGCCTCCAGCAGGCCCATCGCCACGGCCAGGCTGACCAGGCTGATGCCCCAGCGCAGCGCCCCCTGGCGGCGGCGCTCCTCTTCCAGTACGGCCAGCGAGCGGATCACTTCCTCCGGCACGTGCGGGGCCACCAGCTTGCTGCGGGCGCGGGCATCGGCAATGGCATGGATCGCGTAGGCGATGCAGATGAAGAGGGTGATCGGGATGAGTTCCTGCATGGTCGGGCTCCTGTTCGATGGATGATGCGGGTTCAGGAGATTGGATGCGCGACCCCGGCAACCGGTTGCAGCATTTTGCCGATTCCGTTGCCATGACCTGTGGCCCCTGCCCCGGGCCGGGGCGGCTGCTACCCTTGGCCGGTTTCCTCATCCGGTGCCGTCCGCCCATGTCCCGAGTGCTGCCCCTGTCCCTCCTGCTGTCGGCCGTGCTGGCCGCACCGGCCGCGCATGCTGCGCCCACGCCGATCACCATCGAACAGGCCATGGCCGACCCGGACTGGATCGGTCCGCCGGTCGAAAAGGCCTGGTGGTCGTGGAACAGCCAGCAGGTGGAATACCAGCTCAAGCGCAACGGCAGCCCGGTGCGCGATACCTTCCGCCAGCCGCTGGCCGGTGGCGTGGCCGCGCAGGTGGCCGATGACCAGCGCGGTACCCTGGACGTGGCCGAGCCGGTCTACGACCGCAGCCGCAGCCGCAGCGCCTTCGTGCGCAATGGCGACGTGTTCGTGCGCGACCTGCGCAGCGGCGCGCTGACCCAGCTGACCCGCAGCAACGAGCGCGCGGGCAACGTGAACTTCGCTGCCGACAACGGCGTGATCTGGCGCGTCGGCCAGAACTGGTTCCACTGGACCGCCGCCAACGGCGTGCAGCAGGTGGCCAGCCTGAAGGCCGAGAAGGACCCGCGCACGCCGCCGAAGGCCGACGTGCTGCGCGACCAGCAGCTTCGCACGCTGGAAACCCTGCGCCGCGACCGCGACCAGCGCGAGGCATTGAAGGACCAGGACCAGCGCTGGCGCCAGGCTGATCCGACCCGCGCACCGGGCCCGGTCTATCTGGGTGCCGACGTGGAGATCGCCGACAGCGTGCTGTCGCCGGACCTGACCCACCTGATCGTGGTGACCAAGCCGAAGGACTTCGATGACGGCCGCGGCGGCAAGATGCCGCTGTACGTGACCGAGTCGGGCTACGAGGAAACCGAAGACACCCGCACCCGCGTCGGCCGCAACGGCTTCGAGCCGCACACCCTGTGGTACGTGGACGTGCGCACCGGCAAGGCCGAAAAGGTCTCGCTGGCCGGGCTGCCAGGCATCAGCACCGATCCGCTGGCCGAGCTGCGCCGCAAGGCCGGCAAGGATGCGCTGAAGGGCGAACGCAGCGTGCAGGTGATGAGCGACTTCATGGGCGGCGGCATCCGCTGGAGCGCCGACGGCCAGCAGGCCGCAGTGATGCTGCGTGCCAACGACAACAAGGACCGCTGGATCATCAGCGTCAACGCTGCCGACGGCCGCGTGCAGAACCGCCACCGCCTGACCGACAACGCCTGGATCAACTGGGGTTTCAACGATTTCGGCTGGATGGCCGATGGCCGCACGCTGTGGCTGCTGTCCGAGGAATCGGGCTTCTCGCACCTGTACACCCAGGCCGGCACCGCCAAGCCGCAGGCGCTGACCAGCGGCAAGTGGGAAACCTCGGCGCCGGTGCCTTCGGCCGATGGCAAGGGCTTCTACTTCCTGTGCAACCAGCAGGCGCCGCATGACTACGAAGTCTGCGCGGTCGATACCGGCAGCCGCCAGGTGCGCGAGCTGACCAGCCTCAACGGCGTGGAAGACTTCTCGCTGTCGCCGGACGGCCAGCAGCTGCTGGTGCGTTACTCCGGTGCCTACCTGCCGCCGCAGCTGGCGGTGCTGCCCAGCGCCGGTGGGCAGGCGCGCGTGCTGACCGATACCCGTACCGCCGACTACAAGGCCCGCCAGTGGATCCAGCCGAAGCTGGTGGCGGTGCCGTCCAAGCACGGCGCCGGCGTGGTCTGGGCCAAGTACTACGAGCCGGAAACCAAGGAACCGGGGAAGAAGTACCCGATCGTGATGTTCGTGCACGGCGCCGGCTACCTGCAGAACGTGCACCAGCGCTACCCGGCCTACTTCCGCGAGCAGATGTTCCACAACCTGCTGGTGCAGAAGGGCTACATCGTGCTGGACATGGATTACCGCGGCAGCGAGGGCTACGGCCGCGACTGGCGCACGGCGATCTACCGCAACATGGGCCACCCCGAACTGGAAGACTACAAGGACGGCCTGGACTGGCTGGTCGACACCCAGCAGGGTGACCGCGACCACGCCGGCATCTACGGCGGTTCCTACGGCGGCTTCATGACCTTCATGGCGCTGTTCCGCTCGCCGGGCACCTTCAAGGCCGGCGCCGCGCTGCGCCCGGTGGTGGACTGGCACCAGTACAACCACGGCTACACCAGCAACATCCTCAACACCCCGGACATCGATCCGGAGGCGTACCGCGTGTCCTCGCCGATCGAGTACGCGCAGAACCTGCAGGACAACCTGCTGATCGCCCACGGCATGATGGATGACAACGTGTTCTTCCAGGACTCGGTGAACCTGACCCAGCGCCTGATCGAACTGCACAAGGACAACTGGTCGATCGCACCATACCCGCTGGAGCGCCACGGCTACGTGCGCGCCGACTCCTGGCTGGACCAGTACAAGCGCATCCTCAAGCTGTTCGAGCAGAACCTGAAGTGAGCGACGCCGCGGCCACGATCCAGATCGTGGCCGCGGTCATCCTGGATGACCGCGGCCAGGCGCTGGTGGTGCGCAAGCACGGCGCCAGCCGCTTCATCCAGCCGGGCGGCAAGCCCGAAGC
This genomic interval from Stenotrophomonas sp. 57 contains the following:
- a CDS encoding sigma-70 family RNA polymerase sigma factor yields the protein MSLLGGALAALRGRRRDVPVEPTPDADDDRALVIAIIDGSQPAFAQLVQAHQRTCAHVIGRMVGDRDQVADLLQETFLAVYRQLHRFRFESSLRTWVSRVAYTTALQHLRRRRLEAQWMVAVEVPEELGIGDEGPGPAELSEALQTGRQLGAALERLSAPQRLIVGLHYLEDFDLAEIEQVTGLARGTIKSHLFRARQVLKQELTRHATAGELL
- a CDS encoding S9 family peptidase; the protein is MSRVLPLSLLLSAVLAAPAAHAAPTPITIEQAMADPDWIGPPVEKAWWSWNSQQVEYQLKRNGSPVRDTFRQPLAGGVAAQVADDQRGTLDVAEPVYDRSRSRSAFVRNGDVFVRDLRSGALTQLTRSNERAGNVNFAADNGVIWRVGQNWFHWTAANGVQQVASLKAEKDPRTPPKADVLRDQQLRTLETLRRDRDQREALKDQDQRWRQADPTRAPGPVYLGADVEIADSVLSPDLTHLIVVTKPKDFDDGRGGKMPLYVTESGYEETEDTRTRVGRNGFEPHTLWYVDVRTGKAEKVSLAGLPGISTDPLAELRRKAGKDALKGERSVQVMSDFMGGGIRWSADGQQAAVMLRANDNKDRWIISVNAADGRVQNRHRLTDNAWINWGFNDFGWMADGRTLWLLSEESGFSHLYTQAGTAKPQALTSGKWETSAPVPSADGKGFYFLCNQQAPHDYEVCAVDTGSRQVRELTSLNGVEDFSLSPDGQQLLVRYSGAYLPPQLAVLPSAGGQARVLTDTRTADYKARQWIQPKLVAVPSKHGAGVVWAKYYEPETKEPGKKYPIVMFVHGAGYLQNVHQRYPAYFREQMFHNLLVQKGYIVLDMDYRGSEGYGRDWRTAIYRNMGHPELEDYKDGLDWLVDTQQGDRDHAGIYGGSYGGFMTFMALFRSPGTFKAGAALRPVVDWHQYNHGYTSNILNTPDIDPEAYRVSSPIEYAQNLQDNLLIAHGMMDDNVFFQDSVNLTQRLIELHKDNWSIAPYPLERHGYVRADSWLDQYKRILKLFEQNLK